CACGGTGCGCAGCCTGCTGGTCATCGCCGCGGTCATCGTCTTCCAGCGCCTGATCGAGGTTTCGGCCGCCTTCGACGTGCTCAAGAACATGGACATCTCCCTGGGCATGGTCGTGCTGTTCATTTTCCTGGTCTCGTTCACCGTTGGTTTTCTGACCGGCATCAACACGGCCTACATCGCCATCGCCTTCCCGGTGCTGCTGCC
Above is a genomic segment from Candidatus Aminicenantes bacterium containing:
- a CDS encoding DUF401 family protein, whose amino-acid sequence is TVRSLLVIAAVIVFQRLIEVSAAFDVLKNMDISLGMVVLFIFLVSFTVGFLTGINTAYIAIAFPVLLPLIQHMPNYFYLALYIYVIGYAGILVSPLHLCLVLTNEYFEAPLLEVYRYMAVPVLIMMTIATTLVLIL